The Myotis daubentonii chromosome 9, mMyoDau2.1, whole genome shotgun sequence genome has a segment encoding these proteins:
- the LOC132242287 gene encoding olfactory receptor 5F1-like has protein sequence MTKTNYTLVTEFILLGLTETLELQIILFVLFFVIYTLTVFGNVGMILLIKIDSRLHTPMYFFLANLSFVDVCCTSNTTPKMLVDLLSEKKTISFAGCFMQMYFFIALATTECILFGLMAYDRYVAICNPLLYPLVMTRTVCLKMAVGAFAAGLLNSMVNTSYVSSLPFCSSNVIHHFFCDSPPLFKLSCSDTRLNESIFSTFAGVNLVGVLLVILTSYCYILYSIFRMHSGEGRHKAFSTCASHLTAIFLFYSTSIYTYLRPTSSYSLGQDKVVSVFYTAVIPMLNPLVYSLRNKDVKKALYNVMTRKRIPVFL, from the coding sequence ATGACCAAAACAAATTATACTTTGGTGACGGAGTTCATCCTGCTGGGATTAACAGAAACTCTGGAGCTGCAGATTATCCTCTTCGTGCTCTTTTTTGTCATTTACACACTGACAGTTTTCGGGAATGTTGGGATGATCCTCTTAATCAAGATTGATTCCAGACTCCACACACCCATGTATTTCTTCCTGGCTAACCTGTCCTTTGTGGATGTTTGTTGTACCTCTAACACCACCCCAAAGATGCTAGTGGATTtattatcagagaagaaaaccATCTCCTTTGCTGGCTGCTTTATGCAGATGTATTTCTTTATCGCCTTGGCCACAACTGAATGCATCCTCTTTGGCTTAATGGCCTATGACCGGTATGTGGCCATATGCAACCCTCTCCTGTACCCCTTGGTCATGACCAGGACAGTCTGCCTGAAAATGGCAGTAGGGGCTTTTGCAGCGGGACTCTTGAACTCCATGGTGAACACAAGTTATGTAAGCAGCCTGCCATTCTGCAGTTCCAATGTCATCCACCACTTCTTCTGTGACAGCCCTCCACTCTTTAAGCTCTCCTGTTCAGACACACGCCTGAATGAAAGCATCTTTTCCACTTTTGCTGGAGTGAATCTGGTGGGGGTTTTGCTGGTCATCCTCACCTCTTACTGCTACATTCTCTATTCCATCTTTCGTATGCattcaggggagggcaggcacAAAGCTTTCTCAACGTGTGCCTCTCACCTGACAGCTATATTTCTGTTCTATTCTACCTCCATATATACTTATCTGAGACCTACATCCAGCTACTCCCTGGGTCAGGACAAAGTGGTTTCTGTTTTCTACACTGCAGTGATCCCCATGTTGAACCCTCTGGTCTACAGTCTCAGGAATAAGGATGTAAAGAAGGCTTTGTATAATGTAATGACCAGAAAAAGGATCCCTgtatttttgtga